In Oncorhynchus nerka isolate Pitt River linkage group LG21, Oner_Uvic_2.0, whole genome shotgun sequence, the genomic window gtatgcaccctttcagtttgtttaccaactctgaagtagtagaagaagaaaactgactacttcaaaatggagatggcctcaatggcgctgcccatgctctcATAGACACCATAATGGGACAGATACAATGTTGCATGAATGCTACTTCAGTTCACATAAACAGTAGAGTGTATATGGCCTGTAAATGCAGGAAATGGGGAGGTGTTGATCGTGTTCTCTTACCCGTCAGTGCTGTCCTCCTGGGTGAGTTTTCTCTCCACAGCCTGCAGTGCTGCCTCCAGAGAGGTGCTGGTCTGCTCCAGCCTCTGCTGCTGCACCACCTCTAACCCCGGGCCAGACTCTACCCCTGGGCCTGGGCCGACCACACAGACCTGGGGCTTGCCTGTCTGGGCTGCCTGGCACTGAGGCCCTGGGGCTGGGGGACACCGACTGGGTGTGGGTGATGGTGGGGCTGAGAAGGCaagactctgtaccacattgacagTCATAGTGGGCGGCACTATGGCTGTTGGACAGGAAGCAAAAGCAGAAACTCAGAATTGATGATAAAAACAGAAAGACATAATAATGAGCTTCCACGTGTAATAAGTTACCTGTAGCAGCAGCCAGACTGTGTCGGGACGGTTTTGGGGCTGTGACGGGGGGTCCGTGGGAGCTGTGAGGCTTGGGGGAGACTGGGGGTTTGAGGGGTGTGCCTGTCACTGCTAGGTTCTCCAGCCCCTCCAGACTGGCCTCACTGATCCTCAGACTGACCAGACTCACCTCTTCACAGCTTTGGAACTGGGGCCTGCTGCCTGGACTGGAGTCTGACCCTATCTGGCCCTCACTGTCACTGGTGGGAGAGCTGCCAGCATGGTCTTTAGGCTTGTATCTCCGCTTCACAGTGTCTGACTCCTTCAGGTTAAACTCAGGCACCTCCAGGGCTGTCTTGGTGGGCCCGTTCTTGTCTGCCGGGATCTCCACAGTGCTCTCGGCCCTGGGCGGCCCTCCCACCTTGGGCCTCTGCTTGATGGTGAGGTTGCCCTCCTCGGCGAAGGGGATACACTCGCTGGAGCTATTGTGAGGGGATGAGGAGCCATCCAAACCCGGTGTCTTAGGTTCCTCATCCTCAGAGTCTGACTTCACCCCTCGCTCTGGGTCTGGGTAATGGTCTTGGATGTCGGTCTGGGCTGGAACACATTCGCTCTgcaccctcctcctcatccctgcAGAGGCCTCTCTGGGCTCCAGTCCTGAGGGGTtgaggctggggaggggaggctcTGGTTGGAGGAGGTCCAACCTGGGCCTGGACAGGCTCTTCCCCTCAGTGGAGGCCTCCAAACAGGCTGCGATGCTCCTCACGCTCCctgggctgtctgtctccacccCCCCAGGAGAGGGCGCCATATTCTCAGTGGACCCAACGCTGAGGCTGCTGCTCACCGAGCTCAGTCTCTTGGGTGGGGCTGGAGGGGGACCCTTTTTACGAGCGCGCACGGCAAAGGACTGGCTACGTCCCACAGTGCCGTACTTTACGGGTGTGATCTGCATGCCTGCCAGCTGGCTGCGTCCGGGCCGGCGGGTCAGGGTGGCGTAGGACTCTAGGGTGCTAGAGGGCGGAGCCAAGTCGTCATCCTCTTCGTCTGGTTCGCCGTCTGACAGGGCATAGCGTgtcaggctctggctgcgcttcTTAGGCGGGGCCAGGGTCATGGCGTGGTAGGTGTGTGCCAAGGGCTTGGTGGGCGAGCCGTGGCCCAGGTCGGTGCTGCCACAGTGGGAGTGGAGGTAGCTGAAGCCCCTCTGGGCCGGGGAGCCCTGGGGAGAGGAGCCTAGGGAGTGAGACCCAGGGCCTTTAGGCTTGGCTGGGATGGCTGGGTACTGGAACACGGTGGCTGCCCCCAGGGGGACCTGCTTGGGAAGCTGCTGCTGTAGTATGGACCTCTGGTCCCAGCCTTCTGGAATGTTCCTCTCCTTGGCAGGGCTGCTGTCAGCACTGAGGCTGGTGGAGGTGCTGCTGCTGCCTAAGCTCTCCTGTGAGAGGCTGTGGGGAGTGATGGAGGCTGTGGGGGGGTCCTGGGAGCGCCCTGAGCCCCTGGACCGGGCGTCGATGCTCTCTTGGCTCCGAGACATGCCCACAGCACTCTTAAAGGCCAGGCCCTCCTGGTAGTGGCTGGACATGGCTGTCTGCAGCTCAGCACTCAGCTCACTGTCCTGGAAGGTCAGCATCTTGGGGGTGTGGGGCGAGGGGCAGTCGGAGGCGCTGTCAGGGGGCTCGATGGTGACCAGGTGAAGGGCTCCAGGGGGCTTGCGGCGCAACGTGCCCTGGCCAGATTCTGCAGCCAGGATGGCCCTCTGGATGTCACACAGCTTCTTCACGGCCAGCATCATCTTCTTCTGGTGGCCCAGCTTGGTGATGCCTATCTCCTGCAGGTCCTCCCAGGTCAGGTCCCGTACGATGCTGATGGAGTCATAGCCGTTCTCTGACAGCTTCCTTTGGTACTGAGGCAGGCCTATGGTACTCAGCCACTCCCCCAGGTCTGCCTGGAGTAGGAGAAGAGTCACAGTCAGACCTACACAGTTGAAACCTTTATGAAACTAATGTAAAACCTGacttgcagacagacagacagacacaggcatcAGTAAGACCTTACCGGGATGTATTCAGGCAGCCACTCAGGGATGCTGAGGTTTCCTATCTCGATTGAGATCTTCTTGCGGTGGCCTGGCTTGGTGACGCCGATGGCCGTCAGGTCCTCTGGGGTCATCCTGCTGATGGTGGGGACGTCGTAGCCGGCCGTGATGAAGTTCCCAGTGTACTGCTCCAACTGGAAGTCACTCAGCCACTGGTAGATGGCCTCTGCATCCTACACCAGAGGGGAGGGGTTGAGTTTCACATTAACATCAACTACTGGCCTATTCACTGTCCTCCTGTCTTTTAATAGATACATGTATTTCACTGTGGCATACAGAGTACACAGAAAATACAATCATGAGTTGTAATGTGTGGCAAACATGGACAATATcctgtcctgtgtctgttgtgttctgtcctgtgtctgtcctgtcctgtcctgtgcctggcctgtgtctgtcctgtcctgtcctgtgtctgtTCTGTCCTGTGTCTGTCCTGTTGTGCCTGGCCTGTGTCTGTcctgtgtctgtcctgtcctgtgtctgttctgtcctgtcctgtgtctgtcctgtcctgtgtctgtcctgtcctgtgtctgtcctgtcctgtcctgtgtctgtcctgtgtctgttctgtcctgtcctgtgtctgtcctgtcctgtgtctgtcctgtcctgtgtctgtcctgtcctgtgtctgtcctgtcctgtgtctgttctgttctatcctgtgtctgtcctgtcctgtgtctgtcctgtgtctgtcctgtcctgtgtctgttctgtcctgtcctgtgtctgtcctgtcctgtgtctgtcctgtctgtcctgtcctgtgtctgtcctgtcctgtgtctgtcctgtgtctgtcctgtgtctgttctgttctatcctgtgtctgtcctgtcctgtgtctgtCCTGTGTCTGAGTCTCACCTTGCCCTCCAGTAGCTGCTGAGGACGTACAAATTGTGGGGAGACAAACTGCTGTTCCCCTGGTCTCTGTATGTTCACCATCGGCCTCCGAGGAGCACCCAGAACCACTAGACAAGAAAACACACTGGAGAGTTAAATGAATGGTGCTCAGGATGTTTTCTACCAATAAGCACAAATCAAACTAGAAAGGTGAAGTTTCAGGAGAAATGTTGTGGTACGTAACAGTAATGAGAGAAAGGGCTGATATTCCTACCTGCAGTCAGGTCAGGCTGTTTATTGGGGACTGGTTGCCCTGAGTCACCAGCAGAGGGCGCTGGCTGCACATCAAAACAGAGCACAAGACAAGTGCTCAGTAATAAACAATCTGTTGCCTGGCACTACATACAAAGACAGTAAATTACAATATCACATTTCCTCTGTTAATTATTTTAGCATTGTTATCTATCTCAATAAGACTAGCCAGGATAAATAAAGCTAAAATAACAATTGGTCCAGTACTTTGGCTGTGTCTGGGAGTGCGGTGGTCTGGTGGTGTTGTCCGTTGAGAGCAGTGTTACTCTCTGTGCTCTGTCCACTCCCAGCACTACGGGTGCTGCCCACACTGCCCGTACTCCCTACACTGTTCCTGTCACCTGCTAGATAGGAccacaggagaggaggatggagagagggagaagagaaagagagagatagaagtgaGGGACATTAAAGACAACCGTGGTGGCTGGACAGCAAGAGGGAGAGCAAAATGAGGTACCTCCCCTCTGTGTCCTTCCAGAGCTCACGtcaacagtcacacacacatccacatgaTTCTAACTGAAGCTGGCACAGGATGGCAGAGGTTGGGGCTGTGGACCCTGTCACTGAGCCAGCCAAGTCATCACAGATCAGGGGGGGTGGCACAGGCCAGGACAGGACGTCATTTGCTGCCATACGAAGCCAAGGGAGATGGTTGCATGGTGGAGCGGAGCTGCAGGCATAGAGCAACAGCAGCCAAGGGTACAGAACTACAGATCTATAGGGGTAAACTACAACTACAGTCCTGCAGTAGGACAGATGAAAGGTCATCCACAATGGAAAATTCCTACAGCGGAGTACACAGGGCACCCATTAAGCTTGCAGTGTCCTGTAGACTGTCGAAATTGTCACTTTTTTTTGGTCACTGGAACAGAGGTTTCCTGGTGGTCCCATCTTGTGGCAGCAGGGAGAGCAGCAGGAGCTATGGGAAGCTCAGTTTGAAGCTGGCACATGACAAAGGTAGAGCATGGGaacaggggacagagacagcCAGCTATTGTCATGGGGGGACAGTGGAGGGACTCTTACCAGTGGTGTGTGAGTTCCTGAGCACCCAGATGTCCTCCTTGGGACAaccaggctgagagaggctgctgGGAGGCCGACCTATCAGACATAACAACACTGTTGGGCCATGGGGGTACCATGGTCCACGGAGCAGCACTGGGGATTGGCTGGGCCTGAGCATGAGAGGGGTTTAGAGGGGGCGAACATAGGTGTCCTTGTGGCCTCACCACGGTTCACAGTGGTGGGGGAGTTGTCTGGCTGGTTAGGGGGCTGAGTACCGTATACAGGTTTCAATGTGCGTCTGTCCTCTGAGTGCATGtataagggtgtgtgtgtatatacctggGTTGGCGCTGAGGCCGATGGTGTGGGGGAGGGCCAGGTGGGGATTGTtgggggtgtacagtgtgtaggAGTCGTCGGTCTGGGGGGCTGAGCTCaggctggaggagaggggggcTCTGGAGAGGAGCTGGTGGCGCTGGGTGGGCAGAGAGGCGTGCCGGGACAGGGTGCCCCCTACAGGGTCAAACAGGtaggacacagacagagaggaggttaaagcAAGCTGATGGTTAGAGGTGGACATTACATGGTATGGATGGAGAGATgctgagggaagaggaggaggaagggatggattGGAAGCATGAGGGATTAGTCCAACCAAGGCAGTCTGGGAAATGGGGTGTTCTCTGGAGGGGCCAACCTGTCATGAAGAGGGGCCACCACTGCTCTTCCAATGCAGTGATGTGTAGCGATACAacctatcagtgtgtgtgtgtgtgtgtgtatgtggagcCAAGGGAGAAACagttccttcaggaagtattcataccccttgacttattccacattttgttgaggcacagcctaaattcaaaatgtattcaatagattttttttaaatctcacccatctatacacaataccccataatgacaaagtgaaaagaatataccggtatatatattttttttgtagtacatttttgtaaatgtattgaaaatgaaatacagaatgaTCTAATTTccataaatattcacacccctgagccaatacatgttagaaatgtctttgtcagtgattacagctgtgagtctttctgggtaagtctctaagagctttacacacctggattgtacaatatttgcaatataaatataaacttcttcaagctctgtcaagttggttgttgatcattgcctaGACAGCCATTGTCATACCTTGCCATAGATTGTCAAGACAATTTAAGTCACAACTGTAACTAGGTCactcaatgtctgcttttatttTTAACACCCAACTACCATTAGGTTCTCTTCTTTGCGAGGCacaggaaaacctccctggtctttgtggttggatctGTGCTTGATATTCACTACTtggctgagggaccttacagataataaAAGTCATGttaacactattattgaacacagagtgagtccatgcaacttattgacttgttaagcacCTTTTTACTCCTGtacgtatttaggcttgccataacaaaggggttgaaaacatttcaacttttcatttTCTATGAATTTGTAAAGATTTCtaaaaacaaaattccactttgacattatggggtattgtgtgtagatcagtgacacaacatTTCAATGTAATActtttaaaattcaggctgtaacaacaaaatgtggaaaaagtaacggggtgtgagtactttctgaaggtacagtAGGTGCAGAGGGACAATTTAAGATGGGTCTCCCGTTCCCCTGATCTTTTGTTGTGGTGACAGACTTGCAGAGAAGACAGAAACCTGTCATTTTTCACTGACTGCAGTGCTGAGTTGCTCCCTGTTCTGTCAAAGCTGCTCCATGAGTGTCACCACGCCAACCTATTCACTCAGGGATTTCTCCCTCTAGTGCACATCAAAGAGGTGGTGTGGGGCGGATTATCTTCTTCTGTGGTGTTAGGTAGGTAACTGACACCTTCTGTTAATCTAACCGGTAATAGAGGTAGACTGCGTGGGTAAGGGTGGGAGTTTTTACATAATGTACAATAGCAGATGACTCCTGCAGTTCCAAGCCATTTCCCTTTCCATTTCTGACTTAATCCTGCATTGTGAGTGTGCTGACATGTCTGGGAGATGAGTGAattagtgtgtgagtgtgtgtgtgagtgagtgtgtgtgtctgtgtgttgatgTTACGACATGCCGGCAGCTGACTCAACAAGCTACGAATCCTCCGTTTGCTGCGGGTGCCACGGTTACGCAATGAAAGAGGCAAATGTCAGAGGGCTCTCTCTCTTTGCCCATTGCTTTCAGATGGGAGTGGGGAATGGCTAATGATTACACTGAACTTAtagggtgtgtgttggtgtgtgtgtgtgtgtgtgtgtgtgcgtgtgcgtgtgtgactgACCTGAGCGTCTGCTGATGACCTCTACAATGTTCGGGGGGAAGTAGCCCACCCGGTCGGTGCCCCTCTGGCTGTCGTGGATGTGCCCCTTCCAGCGCCCGTCCATGTGCTGCTCTAGGACCTGCCAGGCAGCCAATCAAAACAAACATTAAGACGGGTCTAAACCAATCAGATGGCTATTACTACCCAGTGTCTCTCCATATTGAGGCAGGTAGGTCTGTGAGATTCTATAACAACGTGGTGTTATTTCCACTGtttatgtacgtgtgtgtaggaGTGTACCTGACCTGAAGTGTGCAGTTCTGGGACAATGACAGAACGTACATGTTCCAACTTGAAACACATTCTACGTGTTAACAACTTCATCTGTGTATCTATGTCTCTGTATGGTTTGTTTTCATAATGTCAAAGATGTTTTACATAAGTTGGGAGGGTGGTACAAAAGCAGCGCCACAGCCCTGAGATCAACTGTAGTACAATAACAAACCGAGAGAGAGAACCAAAAGGTCAAGCACATAAACAGATGATGACAGTAGTCATGTGTTTCTGATCATGTTCCATTTGTCCACGTGAGCTGCTAAAACCCAGGCCATTGTCTCTGCTCCCTAATTTATCAGCCTTAGTCAGAGGATACAAGCCAAGGGACATTAGGGTTAGGGGGCTGAGGGTATAGGGGAGAACAGGGGTGTTGGGTTGTGTGTCTGGTAAAAGATGTGGGTAGAGGGGGAAATAGCATGTACTGAATGAGCAGGTTTGACAGCAATAGAAAAATACATTGAAATTTACTGACCTGTCCAAGTTGGCAAAACATGTTTTTCTAAAGGCCTAAATTCGCTAAAGGCACACATGCGTAGGATTTATTTTACAATGCATTGTTTTCAATGATAAAAACCCTGCAGGCTCCGACGCCTCGCTCAATTAGAACCAATTTACCCTACATGCTAAATTAGACCAATTCATCCACTTACGGAAACACAACATCGCTATCAGCCTGTCCAATCCTCTTCACCCGCCTTGCTCTGCCCGACCACTTTTTGCGTTTTGGTTCGGCACCGGTCCCCACTAAGATGTCAGCTAACCTTTTGCCCAGTATCTAacatgtacatgtgtgtgtgaggtgtggaaaGGCTAGTTGATGGGAGAGGTGGATGGCCTGAGGGCAAGGTTAATGAATTGTTTCTCTCTGGTATTGAAGCAACCCCCACAGCAGCAGAATAGGCCGACACACTCCCAAGAAGTAAAACAGGCCAGGGTTCATGAGACGAtgacgatgtgtgtgtgtgtgtgagacagtacTAGTAGTAGAGTCATTTCTGAGTGGGAGTGATGGATGAATACCAGGGCCTGTCcctacccgtctctctctctctgggctcaaAGAGAGCCACCCTTCAGATATATACTCTCTCCTTATAAACTAGTTCCCCCTCAGGAATATGGATAGTGAAGTTGTGCACTTTACCCCTAAGGACCTACTGGACCTTGAACTGATAGTTGACATGTACATCAGGTTCAGTACAGTTAACTGATAGATGACATGTACATCAGGTTCAGTACAGTGAACTGATAGATGACATGTACATCAGGTTCAGTACAGTGAACTGATAGATGACATGTACGTCAGGTTCAGTACAGTGAACTGATAGATGACATGTACATCAGGTTCAGTACAGTGAACTGATAGATGACATGTACATCAGGTTCAGTACAGTGAACTGATAGATGACATGTACGTCAGGTTCAGTACAATGAACTGATAGATGACATGTACATCAGGTTCAGTACAGTTAACTGATAGATGACATGTACATCAGGTTCAGTACAGTGAACTGATAGATGACATGTACATCAGGTTCAGTACAGTGAACTGATAGATGACATGTACGTCAGGTTCAGTACAGTGAACTGATAGATGACATGTACATCAGGTTCAGTACAGTGAACTGATAGATGACATGTACATCAGGTTCAGTAGTGAACTGATAGATGACATGTACGTCAGGTTCAGTACAGTGAACTGATAGATGACATGTACATCAGGTTCAGTACAGTGAACTGATAGATGACATGTACGTCAGGTTCAGTACAATGAACTGATAGATGACATGTACATCAGGTTCAGTACAGTTAACTGATAGATGACATGTACATCAGGTTCAGTACAGTGAACTGATAGATGACATGTACATCAGGTTCAGTACAGTGAACTGATAGATGACATGTACGTCAGGTTCAGTACAGTGAACTGATAGATGACATGTACATCAGGTTCAGTACAGTGAACTGATAGATGACATGTACGTCAGGTTCAGTACAGTTAACTGATAGATGACATGTACATCAGGTTCAGTACAGTGAACTGATAGATGACATGTACGTCAGGTTCAGTACAGTGAACTGATAGATGACATGTACGTCAGGTTCAGTACAGTTAACTGATAGATGACATGTACGTCAGGTTCAGTACAGTTAACTGATAGATGACATGTACGTCAGGTTCAGTACAGTGAACTGATAGATGACATGTACGTCAGGTTCAGTACAGTTAACTGATAGATGACATGTACGTCAGGTTCAGTACAGTTAACTGATAGATGACATGTACGTCAGGTTCAGTACAGTTAACTGATAGATGACATGTACGTCAGGTTCAGTACAGTGAACTGATAGATGACATGTACATCAGGTTCAGTACAGTGAACTGATAGATGACATGTACATCAGGTTCAGTACAATGAACTGATAGATGACATGTACATCAGGTTCAGTACAGTGAACTGATAGATGACATGTACATCAGGTTCAATACAGTGAACTGATAGATGACATGTACATCAGGTTCAGTACAGTGAACTGATAGATGACATGTACATCAGGTTCAGTACAGTTAACTGATAGATGACATGTACATCAGGTTCAGTACAGTGAACTGATGGATGACATGTACATCAGGTTCAGTACAGTGAACTGATAGATGACATGTACATCAGGTTCAGTACAGTGAACTGATAGATGACATGTACGTCAGGTTCAGTACAGTGAACTGATAGATGACATGTACATCAGGTTCAGTACAGTTAACTGATAGTTGACATGTACATCAGGTTCAGTACAGTTAACTGATAGATGACATGTACATCAGGTTCAGTACAGTGAACTGATAGATGACATGTACGTCAGGTTCAGTACAGTGCCTAGTGATGGTCTCTACATCCTGTCACAGTCTAcacattttgctgccttacaATTAAGTATTAACTCTGGGGCGTAAAGACACACAATCAAGAcatctttaaaaaatgtttttttttaaatgttctataatttttatttaactttgGGAATGTGgagtaccgtaatttccggactataagccgctactttattcccacgctttgaacctcgcggtttatacaatgacgcggctaatttatggatttttcccgctttcacaagattcatgctgccaaaaaactgagcaccgtcacataatgtgacgtaaatcgagcgtgctcaaacttcccatcattctgattacggtagtcattttgtcaccctcatcatggcaaagacacggagaaatgcatatgatgcagctttcaagttgaaggtgatcgatctggctgttggaaaaggaaatagagctgctgcacgggagcttggccttaatgagtcgatgataagacatggaaacagcagcgtgaggaactgactcagtgtaAAAAGACaacagctttcagagggaagaaaagcagatggcccaaagtatttgcagccactcgacatcagtgtaaattgtgcatttaaggtggcgctccttgttcagtgggaggcttggatgacaattggggagaaatccttcactaaaacgggccgcatgtgaagagcaacttatggtcaagtctgccagtgggtcctgacagcgtggagcattgtcaaaaaatccactatcatcaacgggtttcgaaaggctggactgctgcgtgttgaaggggcagcatgagctcagcggggtaatttgcctccggatgaaagtgacgagagcgacaatgaaaacgatccaacatcggatgaagcaattctgaggctattcaactccgacaccgaaggagatgacttcagtggtttcagtgcacaggaggaggaagatagtgaccaatgactttcttggtaggccactgtttaatttttgttacaagccgtgtttcgtttaaaggctgtgtaaagttcatttgtttcaatgtaccggtaggcacctgcggcttatagacatgtgcggcttatttatgtacaaaatacatctttttttataattcagtgggtgcggtttatattcaggtgcgcttaatagtccagcaattacggtaggtTGTGTTGATCGGTAGGAACAAAATCAAATGTAATCCCTTTTGAGACAACATTTTAAGGCAgtaaaatgtgaagactgtgcaaggACTGTGCAACTGATGGTAAGTTGATCACGTCAAGTAGACCCCATTCATGGACTCATGGGTTGTTTGTTTACCGTCCTACAGTCCAGCGGTTTCCAAACCTTCCTGTAGTCCAGTGGATTCCAAACCTTCCTACAGTCCAGTGGATTTCAAACCTTCCTACAGTCCAGTGGTTTCCAAACCATCCTACAGTCCAGTGGTTTCCAAACCATCCTGTAGTCCAGTGGATTCCAAACCTTCCTATAGTCCAGTGGTTTTCAAACGGTCCTATAGTCCAGTGGTTTCCAAACCTTCCTATAGTCCAGTGGTTTTCAAACCTTCCTATAGTCCAGTGGTTTCCAAACCTTCCTATAGTCCAGTGGTTTTCCTTCCTATAAAGTGGTTTTCAAACCTTCCTATAGTCCAGTGGTTTCCCTCCTATAGTCCAGTGGTTTCCAAACCTTCCTATAGTCCAGTGGTTTCAAACCTTCCTATAGTCCAGTGGTTTTCAAACCTTCCTATAGTCCAGTGGTTTTCAAACCTTCCTATAGTCCAGTGGTTTTCAAACCTTCCTATAGTCCAGTGGTTTCCAAACCTTCCTATAGTCCAGTGGTTTCCAAACCTTCCTATAGTCCAGTGGTTTCCAAACCTTCCTATAGTCCAGTGGTTTCCAAACCTTCCTACAGTCCAGTGGTTTTCAAACCTTCCTATAGTCCAGTGGTTTTCAAACCTTCCTATAGTCCAGTGGTTTCCAAACCTTCCTATAGTCCAGTGGTTTCAAACCTTCCTAAACCAAACCGTCCTATAGTCCAGTGGTTTTCAAACCAGTGGTTTTAAACCTTCCTATAGTCCAGTGGTTTTCAAACCGTCCTACAGTCCAGTGGTTTTCAAACCTTCCTATAGTCCAGCGGTTTCCAAACCTTCCTATAGTCCAGTGGTTTCCAAACCTTCCTATAGTCCAGTGGTTTTTAAACCTTCCTATAGTCCAGCGGTTTCCAAACCTTCCTATAGTCCAGTGGTTTCCAAACCTTCCTATAGTCCAGTGGTTTTTCAAACCAGTGGTTTCCCTTCCTACAGTCCAGTGGTTTTCAAACCTTCCTACAGTCCAGTGGTTTTCAAACCGTCCTACAGTCCAGTGGTTTTCAAACTGTCCTATAGTCCAGTGGTTTTCAAACCTTCCTACAGTCCAGTGGTTTTCAAACTGTCCTATAGTCCAGTGGTTTTCAAACCTTCCTATAGTCCAGTGGTTTCTAAATCTTCCTATAGCTACCAAAACACCTGTTAGAGAGGATGAGCCTGACAGTTCACAGGGAAAACACACCTGTCCTAACAGACAACATGGGGTTTTCAAACGGTTGGTGGTTTTAAACAGTCCAGTGTCCAGGGAACAACACTGCAATGCCAGCTGAGGCACATCTGAGGAGTTACAGACAGCAAatagagggttgtgtgtgtgtgtgtgttcctgcagcCTACCATGATGACATCCCCGGCCCG contains:
- the LOC115110910 gene encoding caskin-2-like isoform X5, encoding MGKEQDLLQAVKTGDLPSTQKLLAKLKASRNKLLGSTKRLNVNYQDGDGFSALHHAALTGTTDLLSVLLEAQATVDIKDRNGMRPLHYAAWQGKADSVLMLLRAGAGVNGVSQDGHIPLHLAAQYGHYDVSEMLLQHQSNPCLINKTKKTPLDLACEFGRVKVAQLLLSSNMVVALLEGNSKEPADSGFNTPLHLAARNGHKDIIRLLLKAGIDINRATKAGTALHEAALYGKTEVVRQLLEAGIDVNIRNTYNQTALDMVNQFTTSHASKDIKQLLRDATGVLQVRALKDYWNIHDPTALNIRAGDVIMVLEQHMDGRWKGHIHDSQRGTDRVGYFPPNIVEVISRRSGGTLSRHASLPTQRHQLLSRAPLSSSLSSAPQTDDSYTLYTPNNPHLALPHTIGLSANPGDRNSVGSTGSVGSTRSAGSGQSTESNTALNGQHHQTTALPDTAKPAPSAGDSGQPVPNKQPDLTAVVLGAPRRPMVNIQRPGEQQFVSPQFVRPQQLLEGKDAEAIYQWLSDFQLEQYTGNFITAGYDVPTISRMTPEDLTAIGVTKPGHRKKISIEIGNLSIPEWLPEYIPADLGEWLSTIGLPQYQRKLSENGYDSISIVRDLTWEDLQEIGITKLGHQKKMMLAVKKLCDIQRAILAAESGQGTLRRKPPGALHLVTIEPPDSASDCPSPHTPKMLTFQDSELSAELQTAMSSHYQEGLAFKSAVGMSRSQESIDARSRGSGRSQDPPTASITPHSLSQESLGSSSTSTSLSADSSPAKERNIPEGWDQRSILQQQLPKQVPLGAATVFQYPAIPAKPKGPGSHSLGSSPQGSPAQRGFSYLHSHCGSTDLGHGSPTKPLAHTYHAMTLAPPKKRSQSLTRYALSDGEPDEEDDDLAPPSSTLESYATLTRRPGRSQLAGMQITPVKYGTVGRSQSFAVRARKKGPPPAPPKRLSSVSSSLSVGSTENMAPSPGGVETDSPGSVRSIAACLEASTEGKSLSRPRLDLLQPEPPLPSLNPSGLEPREASAGMRRRVQSECVPAQTDIQDHYPDPERGVKSDSEDEEPKTPGLDGSSSPHNSSSECIPFAEEGNLTIKQRPKVGGPPRAESTVEIPADKNGPTKTALEVPEFNLKESDTVKRRYKPKDHAGSSPTSDSEGQIGSDSSPGSRPQFQSCEEVSLVSLRISEASLEGLENLAVTGTPLKPPVSPKPHSSHGPPVTAPKPSRHSLAAATAIVPPTMTVNVVQSLAFSAPPSPTPSRCPPAPGPQCQAAQTGKPQVCVVGPGPGVESGPGLEVVQQQRLEQTSTSLEAALQAVERKLTQEDSTDGGDNTVKSTGNILDDIGNMFDDLADQLDAMLD
- the LOC115110910 gene encoding caskin-2-like isoform X4: MGKEQDLLQAVKTGDLPSTQKLLAKLKASRNKLLGSTKRLNVNYQDGDGFSALHHAALTGTTDLLSVLLEAQATVDIKDRNGMRPLHYAAWQGKADSVLMLLRAGAGVNGVSQDGHIPLHLAAQYGHYDVSEMLLQHQSNPCLINKTKKTPLDLACEFGRVKVAQLLLSSNMVVALLEGNSKEPADSGFNTPLHLAARNGHKDIIRLLLKAGIDINRATKAGTALHEAALYGKTEVVRQLLEAGIDVNIRNTYNQTALDMVNQFTTSHASKDIKQLLRDATGVLQVRALKDYWNIHDPTALNIRAGDVIMVLEQHMDGRWKGHIHDSQRGTDRVGYFPPNIVEVISRRSGGTLSRHASLPTQRHQLLSRAPLSSSLSSAPQTDDSYTLYTPNNPHLALPHTIGLSANPAGDRNSVGSTGSVGSTRSAGSGQSTESNTALNGQHHQTTALPDTAKPAPSAGDSGQPVPNKQPDLTAVVLGAPRRPMVNIQRPGEQQFVSPQFVRPQQLLEGKDAEAIYQWLSDFQLEQYTGNFITAGYDVPTISRMTPEDLTAIGVTKPGHRKKISIEIGNLSIPEWLPEYIPADLGEWLSTIGLPQYQRKLSENGYDSISIVRDLTWEDLQEIGITKLGHQKKMMLAVKKLCDIQRAILAAESGQGTLRRKPPGALHLVTIEPPDSASDCPSPHTPKMLTFQDSELSAELQTAMSSHYQEGLAFKSAVGMSRSQESIDARSRGSGRSQDPPTASITPHSLSQESLGSSSTSTSLSADSSPAKERNIPEGWDQRSILQQQLPKQVPLGAATVFQYPAIPAKPKGPGSHSLGSSPQGSPAQRGFSYLHSHCGSTDLGHGSPTKPLAHTYHAMTLAPPKKRSQSLTRYALSDGEPDEEDDDLAPPSSTLESYATLTRRPGRSQLAGMQITPVKYGTVGRSQSFAVRARKKGPPPAPPKRLSSVSSSLSVGSTENMAPSPGGVETDSPGSVRSIAACLEASTEGKSLSRPRLDLLQPEPPLPSLNPSGLEPREASAGMRRRVQSECVPAQTDIQDHYPDPERGVKSDSEDEEPKTPGLDGSSSPHNSSSECIPFAEEGNLTIKQRPKVGGPPRAESTVEIPADKNGPTKTALEVPEFNLKESDTVKRRYKPKDHAGSSPTSDSEGQIGSDSSPGSRPQFQSCEEVSLVSLRISEASLEGLENLAVTGTPLKPPVSPKPHSSHGPPVTAPKPSRHSLAAATAIVPPTMTVNVVQSLAFSAPPSPTPSRCPPAPGPQCQAAQTGKPQVCVVGPGPGVESGPGLEVVQQQRLEQTSTSLEAALQAVERKLTQEDSTDGGDNTVKSTGNILDDIGNMFDDLADQLDAMLD